A region of the Acidobacteriota bacterium genome:
TTGGCGGTGGAAAGCAGCGGCGCGCTAAAACTCGAAACCATCCGCGACACCGGCGTGCGCGGCAATCCCGAAATCAATGCGCTCGCCAGTCGGCAGCCCCGCGCCGTTTCGGTTTTAGTTTGGAACTATCACGATGACGATTTGCCCGCGCCCGCCAGCGAAATCGAATTGACGATCACGGGCCTGCCCAACGCTCAACCGCGTTTGCAGCATTACCGCATTGACGCCACGCACAGCAACGCTTACGAGGCCTGGAAACGCCTGGATTCGCCCGCGCAGCCCACGCCCGCGCAGTACCGCCAGCTTGAACGTGCCGGACAGTTGGAGTTATTGCAAGCGCCCGCACGATTGCGCGCCGCCAATGGCAGCGTCACATTGAAATTCAGCCTGCCACGGCAAGGGGTGTCGTTGTTGCGGTTAATTTGGTAATTGCCGATGCAGTACGCGGAGTCACCAAGTCGCTTATATGTTCGACAAGCTACTAGCTTGTCGAAGCCCCGGCTGCTGGCCCAGTGGTTCAACGGCCACACTTCGACAAGCTGGCAGCTTGTCGAACATACAAGTCGTTACTGCTCCCTGTACTGCACGAAAGAGCGCCTCACCCACTCGGTGATGCCTATTTCTATTCATGCCGCAACGCCACCAGCGGATCAACCTGTGTGGCGCGGCGCGCGGGCAGATAACACGCCAACAATGTAACCAACGTCAACAAACAGGCGATGCCCGCAAAGGTAAGCGGATCGGTGGCGCTGACGCCAAACAGCACACTCTTCATCAAGCGCGTCAACACCAGCGCCGCAGCCAAGCCCAGCCCCACGCCGATGAGCGTCAATGCCAGACCCTGACTGATGACCAGCTTCAACACGTCGCCCTTTTGCGCGCCCAACGCCATACGCACGCCGATTTCGTGCGTGCGTTGCGCGACCGCATAAGACATCACGCCGTAAATGCCGATGGCCGCGAGCACCAGCGCCAGCAAGCCAAAGCCGCCCAAAATCGAAGCCACCATGCGTGCTGGCAACAGCGGCAAGCTCAGCTTGTCAACCAACGTGTTGGCAGCCACGGGCAGGTAAGGATCGAGTTGCTGAATTTCGCGGCGCGCGGCGGCCAACAACGCCGGCAAATCGCCCGCCGTGCGCACGACCACGCTGGTCGAACCGGTTTGAGATTGCCACATGGGACGGCTGACATACGGGCGCGGCTCTTCGCTCAACCCAGCGTATTTGCCGTCTTCGACGATGCCGACGATCGGGGCTTTGGGAGCGTCGGGTCTGCCCAGGCTGATTTGTTTGCCCAGCGCGTTTTCGCCGGGAAAGAAACGCCGCGCAAAGCTTTCGTTGATAACCGCCACGGGCGCGGCTTGCTCATCGTCTTGCACGGTGAATTCGCGGCCCTGCAACAGGCGCGTGCCCATTGCCTGAAAATAGCCGGGACTGACCAGGCTGAACATCGCGCCCTGCACGCGCGCGTTGCGTTCGGGCACTTGTCCGTCGAGATAAACCGCCGTGCGGGAAAAATGCAGATCAACCGGTAGGATGTCGGCCAACCCTACGGCCTGCACGCCCGGCAAGGTGCGCACGCGTTCGAGCAGGCGTTTCTGAAACTCTTTGCGTTGCGCGCCGTCATAACCTTGCAAGCGCAGATCAAACGACAATTCGCCCGCGTGCTGCGGTTCGTAACCCAGCTTGAGTGTGTTGGCCTGTTGTAAGGCGCGCACCATCAAGCCGCCACCCACCAGCAAAATCAGCGACAACGCGACCTGCAAAACGAGCAGACTGCTTTTCAGCCAAGCTTTGCGGGGCGTGCGCCACTGGCTGTTAAACGCGCCTTCGTCTTTCAACGCAGGCACCAAATCGCCTTGCGTCGCTTGCCAGGCGGGCAACAAACCAAACAACACACCCGTCGCCAGCGCGAGCAAGAAGGTGAACAGGTACACGCGATAATCCACCTGAATGGCGAGCACGACGGGGACGTTCGGCGGCAATTTGATGGCCTTCACCAAATTCACCAGCCAGAGCGCGGGGAAGATTCCCAACAAACCACCGCCCAGCGCCAGCAACAAACTTTCGGTCAGCAGTTGCCGCACCAACCGGAAGCGGCTCGCGCCCAGCGCCAACCGCACGGCGATCTCGCGCCGCCGCTCCGCCGCGCGCGCCAGCAACAGGTTCGCCAGATTGATGCACGCCAACAACAACACCATCCCCACCACCGCCATCAACAGGCCGACGAAGCCCAGCAACGAGCCGCGCATCATGTTGCCGAACAAACCGGGCGGCGAAAGCGTGATGCGCTTGCCCGCGTTGTCATCGGGATATTCGCGTTCGAGTTGCGCGGCCAGCAGGTCGAGCGCCGTTTGCGCTTGCGCGCTGCTCACACCGGGTTTGAGGCGGCCTTGCACAAACGCGATTTCCGCGCCGCGCTTGTCCAGCAGGTTGCTGCCCACATCAACTTGCGCCTGCATCGCCAGCGGAAACCACAACTCCGCCGCCGCCGCGATTTCGGTGCCGAGGAAGCCCGGCGCGGCGACGCCGATGATCGTGTAGCGGCGGCCATTCGCAATCAGTTCCTTGCCGATCACGTCAGACGCGCCGCCGAAACTTTGTTGCCAATAACGATGGCTGATCACCACCACCGGATGCGCGCCCGGCGTCAGGTCATCCTCGGCGGCGATGAAGCGTCCTAAGGTCGGCTGTACACCCAGAGCCGCAAAATAATTGCCCGACACCTCGTAGCCCCACTGCCTTTCGTTGATGCCATCGTGGCTCAGGCTGAGCGGCGTGATGCGATAGGCGATGAGATCAGCAAACACGTCGTTCCGGTCGCGCAGGTCCTTGTAATTCGGATAGGAGAAGTTGGAGAACATGCCGCGGCTTTCGCCCACGCTGTTGAGCGCCA
Encoded here:
- a CDS encoding ABC transporter permease — translated: MTTTRRLVQFIGLLVPQRLRADWRQEWEAELQWREQQLTQWDKLDTKHKLSLLWHSAGALADALWLQPKRWEDEMMQDLRYGLRMLVKRPGFTLVALLSLALGMGANTAIFSLINTLLLRPLPIQQPGQLVALNSVGESRGMFSNFSYPNYKDLRDRNDVFADLIAYRITPLSLSHDGINERQWGYEVSGNYFAALGVQPTLGRFIAAEDDLTPGAHPVVVISHRYWQQSFGGASDVIGKELIANGRRYTIIGVAAPGFLGTEIAAAAELWFPLAMQAQVDVGSNLLDKRGAEIAFVQGRLKPGVSSAQAQTALDLLAAQLEREYPDDNAGKRITLSPPGLFGNMMRGSLLGFVGLLMAVVGMVLLLACINLANLLLARAAERRREIAVRLALGASRFRLVRQLLTESLLLALGGGLLGIFPALWLVNLVKAIKLPPNVPVVLAIQVDYRVYLFTFLLALATGVLFGLLPAWQATQGDLVPALKDEGAFNSQWRTPRKAWLKSSLLVLQVALSLILLVGGGLMVRALQQANTLKLGYEPQHAGELSFDLRLQGYDGAQRKEFQKRLLERVRTLPGVQAVGLADILPVDLHFSRTAVYLDGQVPERNARVQGAMFSLVSPGYFQAMGTRLLQGREFTVQDDEQAAPVAVINESFARRFFPGENALGKQISLGRPDAPKAPIVGIVEDGKYAGLSEEPRPYVSRPMWQSQTGSTSVVVRTAGDLPALLAAARREIQQLDPYLPVAANTLVDKLSLPLLPARMVASILGGFGLLALVLAAIGIYGVMSYAVAQRTHEIGVRMALGAQKGDVLKLVISQGLALTLIGVGLGLAAALVLTRLMKSVLFGVSATDPLTFAGIACLLTLVTLLACYLPARRATQVDPLVALRHE